TTCTTGAATATGAAAAGCCCCTTCTTATCATCACAGGAACGGAAATAACCGGCCTTATATATGAAGGGTATTTTGACCTTTCAAAAACGAAGGATCCTTTCACAGGGATTTATGACAAAAAAAGCGGCCTGCAATACCTTGAAAGCTTCCTTGAAAGCGCCAAAGACAGCCAGAGCCCACTTTTTTCTCTCGCTTATCTTAAGCTTGACTGTGATAAATATCCAGATAAAGAAAGCCTCGAAAAACATATAATAAAATTTGTTCAGACAACGTCCAGCTCTATTAGAGAAACGGATATTTTCGCCACGATGGGAAATGATTCTTTTATCATAATTTTCCCTAAATGCCCTGTGGGAATCGTTGAAAATATAATTACCACCATCGCCAATAAGCTTGATATATTAAACGGATTGGAAGATTCTCTTTATCGCTTTAATTTAAAGCATTCAATACTTGAAATAAACGAAAAAAATAAAGATGACAGCGCCTCCGTATTAGCAAAGGCAAAGGCATTGCTGAACCAGTAATTGCGAAGGGAGAATACAAATGAAATTTATATCCTATAAAACAGGAGAAGTAAGCCATATAGGCATTATATCAAAAGACGGCAATCATATCATAAATATAAACCGCAGCCTTAATAAAAACTACAGAAGTATGAACGAATTTATAGCCTTCCATAAAGAAGAGGAAATTTCAAGGCTTCAGCAGGTTTATGAAAATAATTCTTCTTTTGATGCCGTGCTTTCAAAAGTGAAATTATCTGCTCCTATCGAAAAACCCCTTCATGATATTATATGTGTAGGCCTTAATTATAAAGCGCATATTGCTGAGGGAAACAGAGGCCTCAATACCCCTGAGTCTGATCCTAAAGCCTGTGTCTATTTTGCCAAAAGAGCAATTCACATTACAGGCCCCGAAGAGGAAATTGAAAGCCGGTTCGACATTGATGAAAATCTGGATTATGAAGCGGAGCTTGCCGTAATCATAGGTAAAACAGGGAAAAATATACCGAAGGAATCCGTTTATGATTACATATTCGGCTATAGCGTATTTAACGATTTCTCTTCCCGAAAAATACAAAGAGGCCATATTCAGTGGCTAAGAGGAAAAAGCCTTGACTCTTATTCCGCCATGGGGCCATGCATTGTTCATAAAAGCGCTCTCCCCTTCCCTTTAAGCCTTGATGTTAAATCCTATGTAAACGGAGAAATCAGGCAAAGCTCCAATACAAGCCTTCTTATATACGGCATCGACCATATTATATCGGAATTTTCAAATGGAATCACCCTTGAAGCCGGCGACATCATCGCAACAGGCACCCCTGCCGGCACTGGAATGGGCTTTACCCCTCCGAAGTATCTGAAAAAAGGTGATATTGTAGAATGCGAAATATCTCAGATTGGCACTTTAAAAAACACTATTAAATAATAAGATATTCCAGCTGATATGCGCCGGTTCATGGCCTAAAAAGACAGGCTGTTTTAAGAATTTTC
This is a stretch of genomic DNA from Anaeropeptidivorans aminofermentans. It encodes these proteins:
- a CDS encoding diguanylate cyclase domain-containing protein encodes the protein MDKQAQYKILETCPVMICVADPLADRLIYCNNEALSLIGERWERESISSFFSSSKEISGYIKNFSKESQKLTWGHAINGRWIVFSFLPFLEYEKPLLIITGTEITGLIYEGYFDLSKTKDPFTGIYDKKSGLQYLESFLESAKDSQSPLFSLAYLKLDCDKYPDKESLEKHIIKFVQTTSSSIRETDIFATMGNDSFIIIFPKCPVGIVENIITTIANKLDILNGLEDSLYRFNLKHSILEINEKNKDDSASVLAKAKALLNQ
- a CDS encoding fumarylacetoacetate hydrolase family protein, whose protein sequence is MKFISYKTGEVSHIGIISKDGNHIININRSLNKNYRSMNEFIAFHKEEEISRLQQVYENNSSFDAVLSKVKLSAPIEKPLHDIICVGLNYKAHIAEGNRGLNTPESDPKACVYFAKRAIHITGPEEEIESRFDIDENLDYEAELAVIIGKTGKNIPKESVYDYIFGYSVFNDFSSRKIQRGHIQWLRGKSLDSYSAMGPCIVHKSALPFPLSLDVKSYVNGEIRQSSNTSLLIYGIDHIISEFSNGITLEAGDIIATGTPAGTGMGFTPPKYLKKGDIVECEISQIGTLKNTIK